In a genomic window of Erigeron canadensis isolate Cc75 chromosome 5, C_canadensis_v1, whole genome shotgun sequence:
- the LOC122600932 gene encoding ceramide synthase LOH2: MESIWNQNVFPTPARFTYVLYFAFTSFFARFLLDRYIFQKVSIWLLRKRDSPMKINKATKAKIAKITESMWKLTYYATVEFCVLAITYREPWFRDITKCFKGWPNQELKFSLELVYMCQCGFYIYSIAALLLWETRRKDFAVMMSHHIITVFLIGHSYITRFFRIGSLVLAVHDASDVFLEGAKILKYSGKELGASVLFGMFALSWLILRLIIFPFWIIRATSNHLLDALNPSEIYDMTLYYIYNAMLLNLLVFHIYWWILIFNMIMRQLKNRGQLGEDIRSDSEDDD, encoded by the exons atggAGTCGATCTGGAATCAAAATGTGTTTCCGACTCCTGCTCGCTTTACTTACGTTCTTTACTTCgcttttacttcttttttcGCCAGGTTTTTGCTCGATAGATATATATTTCAA AAAGTGTCAATATGGTTGCTAAGGAAACGGGATAGTCCCATGAAGATAAATAAAGCTACAAAAGCAAAGATTGCCAAGATCACAGAATCCATGTGGAAGCTTACGTATTATGCGACTGTGGAATTTTGTGTTCTGGCGATTACTTATCGTGAGCCCTGGTTTAGAGACATAACAAAATGTTTTAAAGGCTGGCCAAATCAAGAGCTAAA GTTTTCTTTAGAGCTTGTGTATATGTGCCAATGTGGGTTTTACATCTATAGCATTGCTGCTCTGCTTCTGTGGGAAACTCGAAGAAAAGATTTTGCTGTGATGATGTCTCATCATATAATCACTGTTTTCTTAATTGGTCACTCCTACATCACAAG gttTTTCCGAATTGGGTCCTTGGTACTTGCAGTACATGATGCAAGTGATGTATTTCTTGAAGGAgcaaaaattttgaaatactCTGGCAAGGAACTTGGTGCAAGTGTGTTGTTTGGAATGTTTGCTTTGTCATGGCTTATACTTAGACTTATTATCTTTCCATTTTGGATCATAAGAGCCACGAG CAACCATCTTCTGGATGCTTTAAATCCATCAGAAATATATGATATGACCTTATACTACATATACAATGCTATGTTGTTGAATCTACTCGTCTTCCATATCTACTGGTGGATTCTGATCTTCAACATGATTATGAGACAACTCAAGAATAGAGGACAGCTTGGAGAAGATATCCGATCTG ATTCTGAAGATGACGATTAG